In the genome of Triticum dicoccoides isolate Atlit2015 ecotype Zavitan unplaced genomic scaffold, WEW_v2.0 scaffold107779, whole genome shotgun sequence, the window CAAGCGAGCTATGGGTATCCCAACCCAATGCCGCCCATCCCAAGCCCGACACCACCTACGGCACCGGCGCTCACCCTGAACTACTACAGCTATTCCTGCCCTAATGCGGAGGCAATTGTGAGGGAGGCCGTAAAGAACGCCACAGACAACAATCGCGGCATCGGTGCCGGTCTCATCCGGCTCTTCTTCCACGACTGTTTCGTCAGGGTACGTGCCAGCTTATGGTAAAATTCATGCTACGCCCATACGTGTGCAGTATAAGATATATGTGTTTGTGAGGTCCTAACGGGCGAGAGGTCCTTTTTGTTATAGGGTTGCGATGCCTCGGTTCTCCTAGACGCGACGACGGCCAACCCGGAGCCGGAGAAGCTTGGCATTCCAAACTTCCCCAGCCTCCGCGGCTTCGAGGTGATCGACGCCGCAAAGGCGAAGCTTGAGAAGGAGTGCGGTGGGGTTGTCTCGTGCGCTGACATCGTCGCTTTCGCTGGACGCGACGCCAGCTTCTTCCTCAGCAACGGCGTGGTAGACATCAAAATGCCGGCTGGCCGGTACGACGGGCGTGTGTCTTTCGCCAACGAGACCCTCCGCGACCTGCCCCCTCCCTTCGCCAACGTCACGGTGCTGGAGGCAATGTTCAAAGCCAAGGGGCTCGACCTCGACG includes:
- the LOC119342885 gene encoding peroxidase 2-like — protein: MPPIPSPTPPTAPALTLNYYSYSCPNAEAIVREAVKNATDNNRGIGAGLIRLFFHDCFVRGCDASVLLDATTANPEPEKLGIPNFPSLRGFEVIDAAKAKLEKECGGVVSCADIVAFAGRDASFFLSNGVVDIKMPAGRYDGRVSFANETLRDLPPPFANVTVLEAMFKAKGLDLDDMVTLSGAHTVGISHCSSFADRLPADPSDPTSMEPVLASSLQQKCSRGGDPVVVQDDVTPRDLDKQYYQNVLDRKVLFKSDAALLSPQTLKAVEHNAKNPGKWERKFTDAMVKMGNIEVKTKANGEIRKQCRFVN